GAAACTTCCAATAGTTTAATTTGTTTTCGAGTTGTAGGTAGAAAGTTTCAATAGTTTTGAAATGAATTCTTTGGTGTGGTGCGTACGCATTTGGCTTCGTGGCGATAATTCTTTGGACAAAGCAAGAAAATGCCAATATTGTGGACGAGtctaaaaaatctgaaaaatgatCGAGGAAACTGTACTCTGGGTTAATTGTACAGACAGGGATTTCTGAAAGAAATAAAACTGTACAGGATCAAATCCGTAACTCCGTCAGACAGTAGCACAAACGGCCGGCGCGAAGGACATGGTTCCGCCGTCGAGATCATAGAGCAAGTGCAGGTCCATCTGCATGACGTTGCCTATGACGGACACGCCCCCCGTCGGGAGCACCAGCAAGCACGCCACGCGGCCTTCCTCGTCCACGGCGTCGAAGTAGCTCCGCCGCGGCACGGAGTACTCGGCGCCGCCCGCGAAGCTCAGCACCAGACTAGGCACGATCACGGCGTCGACGTTGGCGCCGCCGTCAGCCTCGAAACACAGGTTGAAGTCGAACGGCGCGCCGCTCACTCTCGTCAGCAGGCCGGCCGTCTGCGACAGGAACGCCCGCTCCAGCATCGCGTATCCCGCTTTGGCAAGGTACGAGAACGTCGTGCCGGAGTCGACGATCACCCCGCCCGCACCGGTGCTCGTGAAACCGAACGTGGCGGGCGTGACCGGGAGGTCCGCCGCGCCGACCCTGACGCCGGTGAGGTTGACGTAGTAGTACGGGGCGCCCGTCACCGGCACCGCGGGGTTCTGGACGAGCGGCGTGAACTGCAAGCCCTCGCCTGTCGTCACGTTCGCCAGGGAGCCGAACAGTATCGGGCTGGCGCCTTCGTCGGAGCGGAGGCAGTAGGAGAACCGGCCGACGCCGAGCTGTGACACGAGGGAGAGCGGGCCGCGCCCGAGCCCCAGGATGCCGGACGCGCCGTCCATGTATCCGCCGTTGGCCGTGCTGCACCCGAAGGCGACGTCGCGGAACGAGGCGCCGCCGACGGCGAGCGTCTCGGCGGCGAGGCGCCCGGCGGTGAAGCCGGCGACGTAGCGGTAGTCGTAGGCGCAGCCGCCGCTGGCATTGCACGCGCGGCGGAAGGGGCTCGGCAGGGACCGGCAGAGCGGGCTCGCGCACGGGAGGGTGGAGAAGGTCGAGGAGCGCGCCGGGTCGTACAGCGGCGTGGGCTGCTCGAAGCACTCGGTGCACGGCGCGCACTGCGTCCAGACCAGGTCGCTGCCGGTGTCGAGGATCGCCGGGAAGGTGAGCGGCGGCGTGCCGATGGAGATGCTCACGTGGTACGCTCCGACGCCGTTCTCGGCCAGCACCTGGAGGGCGAGGGCAATGGCGGGGCTCGTCGTTGGAGCCGGCGCGAGGAAAGCGAGGcggcgcgtgtcgcggtgcaccgCGGCGGAGTAGTTGCTGGAGTGTGTGTGCACGCGAGTGAGGGAGCCGCGGAAACCATGATTGTCGATTGCGCAAGTTATCGGCGGGAACGTGCGGATGAATACTGCAACAAACGTGAGAACGGCTAGAGCTGTGGACGCCATGTCAGATGTTGTTCGCTTCTCTTTTGTTTGGTTAGTTTTGGAAAtgcttttggatgcaactaaatcTAAATGAAGTTAACATTTTGAACACCAATGGCAGCTTCCCAGGTTTCATCGCTGCTGAGAACTTGCCCACGAAATGTACACGTACGTAGCTTGTGGAGCATTCACGACTTTTGGCCAGGCCGTTTTGATGCCTGTTCCTTATACCGTTTTGGCTGCCATTATGTTTAGTCGTAGGTTTTTTTTATTAGCATGTTTGTACACATATTCGCTGCAGACTTTTCTTCTTTTCTGTGGGGCTTATCCAACACGCCAGCTTGATGGTTATGTGCTCATTGACGCAATGCATATACTCCTAAAAATTCAAAATGGTCGTTGGATCTTGGATGCACGGATCATTTGCATCAGCTAACTTTTTCATATAGTACTAATTTCTTAAGTGGATCCATCTACTGTCAACATCCCAAAAATGAAAGGAATGCCATTAAGATGTCACGCGTAGATGCACACATAAATAACAAGTGTAGATACTTTAGTGCGTCATAAACCCTCGTCATGGAATAAATAGGAAAATTGGATGGGTGTTGATTTTGAGTCATATCATGAAGAATGAATCGAGGCAAACAGAACTCTTCTCTATCTGTCACTCATGCTTGCTTTTTTAAACGCAGCAAGGTTCCTCTTGAGAGATTTGACAGCAGAAAGCATCTGCAGTTTCTCTGCCCCAACATGTTTCTGATTGGCGTCCCTAGCAGATGCATTATAAGGTGGCATTGTATTTTCCAGAGATGGTTCCTCCACAGGTGGTTCATTATCCAATGTGCCTGCATGCGCACCCTTCTTCCTATGTTATTTTCGCATGAAGGTGGCGCTCCTATATAAAACCATTTCACAGTCGGCATAAATTAACAATATGGAGGTCAAGCAGATTTTACAGTACCAGGACAGGAACTGATGGTTATGGAAGCTGGTGGTACCTCTTGTATTGGGGATTAGTAGGATCCAATGCATACAGATGAGATGTGAACATGTCCTCGAACCTTGGGTCCTTGCTAAGATCGATTTCAGGAAGTTTGTCCAGGACAGAATCCTTGCCCCTTTTGCCATTTTTACTCTTGCGTTTTATGTTATAACCCTTTGCAACATTAGCTGCATCCTGGTCAGCAGCAACCAAGAGCTCCAACTCTTCTCTAGTTGCTTCTCGCGCAAAATGTTTCTCTGGAAGCTTGTCATTTCCTTGATTGGCTTAGCTTCTTCATTAGAATTTTCATCATCAAAGAAATTATCCTTTTCATCAGCACTATCTTCGTCGTTatagtcatcatcatcatcatcatcctttgaCAACCTCTTCCTAGCTTTCCGCTCCTCCTTCATTTTTTCTTGGTGCATCTCCCAGACAGTCTTCGTCTCTGTGCTCTTTCTCTCAAGGACACGTTTGCTGAGGTCCTCGAGCTCCGTGTTGAATGTTATCTCCATGTCCTGGTCATCAGTTTGTTCCTCATCAGATTTATCTCCTGGTTGTAAACGAGCCAACCGTTCCTTCTTTGTTAACTTTCTTTTTGTTATACCATTTGGCAGGGACTCATCACCAGAATCGTCTACATCACTGTCTGATGCGCTGTCACTGCCTGCTAAATATACATGAATGCCATCTAACTgcaacagaaaaatagaagacgTCAAAGATGCAAAAATACAGGACAAGACATGGAGATAACAGTCAACTATGTTATAAAAAATACAAGAGTCTACGATTACACTGTATTTCCTCCTTTATTATTCAAAGTGCAGAATGCTTATCTTGACACTGGGGTTTTCAATTTATAAAGTCAACAAAAAACTGATTTTTCAGTGTTACGTTAGCAAACAAAATGAGCTTGACCTGATCCTCTTTGAACTTCCGCCCCAAGATCTTCTTACGATCTGGTTCATTATCATCCCAGGTGAGCTTAACTTTTCTATGTTGCAAAGCAGGGGTCTCAAAATCAGGCTGCTTGTAATTCAGAGGTTCCTGCATGAACAAGTTACAAACTCAAAAGACATTAGCACGAGTGAAGGGCAAGTTCTGCCTACATGCATCGTATATTTAAAAAGCGATATGGAAAGAAACATAATGTAATCAGAGTATCAGACACTACTGAAGAAGAGAAACTTTGATGCTGCCAAGTGCCAACAATTTAATATATCCACCAACAAATATGGATACGCAAATACGATCTATTCAAGTATGATACCTCGGTAGCTACATCACGAGCAGGGTGTTTGAACTCCATAGAGTCAGGAATGAACCGCAAATCAAACACATTTGCCGTTTTCATTAACTCAGTACCATCAAGAGTCGTGTATAGGTGATCTGCAGTTGCACTGGAATCACACACCACAACCGCATGGTAGTACCTGCAGCAAGATTAATATAATCATCAGAGAGCAGAACGGAAAACCCTTGGCAAGTAGTAGTAACATTGTCATATGGTAAATATGAAAGATGGATAGACAAGGCAAGATTATGGATTATTGTTAAAAAAAATCATTCAAACTCTTCTCACTAAGTCCCAGACAAACAAATACATAGACAATATGGTAATCAGCAAAAGTATCTATATTGTTGCTAACCTCAGTCTGTTTAGCTCATAAGTACGGATCTTGCTGTTCTCACTCTCAGAGTCAAGGTCGCTATCTTcttcaccaccaccatcatcatcatcatcattgccaccgtcGTCATCATTATCGTTGTTATTGTATTCCCCACAAACATCATCACCATCGGCACCAACAAGAGCAGAAGGGCCTTGAgttatctcaatgttcatgcacttCAGTCCGAATTCTGTTGGATATATCGAGACTGATAGAACACGCCCACCTTTCGGTATACAAGATTTCATGATCATATACAAGTCCACCGCCTGTTGGAAGGGCAAACAATTGAACCCAAGAAGCCAGAGAGGAGTTTATATGAGCAACAAAAAATGTAAATGCCAAGGGGTTTGTTTCATTGTTTGGATCTTCAGTTTAGCAAAAACAGGATTTCATTCAGTTAAATTTGAACTACTAATATGTATCAAAATATTTTGTTGGATTGCAGCAGAAATCACAGAAAGTGCTTTGACCAAACAAATAATGCACATATTTAAGTGCAAAATACAATCACTACATATGTGTTGGAGTGATGGATATTTCTTTGGGAAATTTTCGGATTTTGTTCCATTGTAAGGGTTCAAATTTAGATCCCTTACCAAAGAGGTCTTTAGGGGCAAGTTTGCAGTGATGTTATGGTGTGAGATATTAAGTTTTAAGGCTCAAAAGGGCTCGTTATCAACATAAGGTCAATGCCAAATAACCAATCAGCCATTTGTTTACTAGAATGGATAATTCTTGCCAATTTGGCTTATGGCTCCAACATTGCCTTAGTGCACAGAACTCTGCTACAGGATCATTATGAGTGCAAGCAGCATCGATTCGTAGATGCCCTGGAGGTGTTGTGTTCCACTTCTGTAAAATCTTAGAAGCACCTCCTATTAGCTGGGCTCTTGCAATTAGCACCTAAGACACACAAAAATAATGATGGATGCTTTGATTTGGGTATAGAAGGATATGGTCATTTTTAACTGTATATACATGTCATCATTATATGATGATATATGGACCAAAGAACCGAGCAATTTGACATCACTTTAGAGTTGTTCTTAATCCTGAATATTTACATTTGGTGTATCTATCGCTGAACCGAAAAAAGCGAATTTTACTGCTAAATATTTCACCTGTTCTCCACACAACAAAATGATACTGTAAGAAAATAAAAATTCTTCAAGCCAAAAAAACATGAACTGATGCATAGTACTTCAACATAACAAACTAGCAACATAACATAGTTTTTTTTCCTCAGAAATCCTACTGTTTCACCAGCATCTATTTAATAAATTGACATCCAAACAGCCCTTAGAGGTCATATATAAGTCTGTAATAAACACACAAAtgcaaaaaaaaagagagatgCATATTAACCTCACAGAAAACAAACAAGTTTGCCTGAAACACATCCTTTTAAGGCGATTCTCACGAAACTAAATAATAAATTGCCTTTTGAACATGGCTGTATTTTTCAGGCAGATGGATTACTTCTCTTTTTGCGAAATAGATGGATTACTTCTCAAGATGAAATAAATTTGAGCACCCACCTTAATATGATTCCAGTCCATATTAGCAACAGCAAGCCTGTGAGTTTCCTTGTCAATCATAGGTGTATCATCATGCCTCGCCATCAAGTAATGAGAAATGTCATTGCCAAGAGAGTTCTGCAAAATTAAGAAGTCAAGGAACCAGACCTGATCGCTAGCATATGCCTTCCCCGTGTCTCTTCGTATATACGCAGCCCTGATCACGCCTTTGCAGCCGTGTTGACTGTTGAGTTGCCCAGGAACTCTGCTTCCCCTAGAAAATGTGGATGAGGAACTCTGATACTCCAATGTATCGAGTGCACCTGATATTTATTTACACACTTACAATCTGCCAAAAAAATCTGGAAAATTCGTTTATATAACAATATGTATGTAACATCTTATAAAATTACTGGATCATAATTGAAAACGATACTCGAGAACAGAACTGACTAAGAATAGTGCTAATACGCCTAATTCGTATTCCAATTTGGAATTTCATGTTATATTGTACGTACATGCTAGTTCATTTTCAGAAAATTTTAAAACTTCTCCTTCAGTGTGTACTAAGGTTAGGTGCACCACTAGCCCAGATACACCAGATATGTTCTCGACACGTAGCTCTGACACGCCGACCTGGTAAGTCTATAGATGTGTGTACAACGTATCTAGGCTGTAGCTCCGGTGATATGTAGCTTCACGTTTGACACTTAAGTCCTGGTAGCTTTGTTTTCTTGtctagtctttttttttttttgcaaataaaATTCTCGCATTAAGAGAAACATCGAACAATA
This region of Lolium perenne isolate Kyuss_39 chromosome 2, Kyuss_2.0, whole genome shotgun sequence genomic DNA includes:
- the LOC127330124 gene encoding aspartic proteinase nepenthesin-1-like, with amino-acid sequence MASTALAVLTFVAVFIRTFPPITCAIDNHGFRGSLTRVHTHSSNYSAAVHRDTRRLAFLAPAPTTSPAIALALQVLAENGVGAYHVSISIGTPPLTFPAILDTGSDLVWTQCAPCTECFEQPTPLYDPARSSTFSTLPCASPLCRSLPSPFRRACNASGGCAYDYRYVAGFTAGRLAAETLAVGGASFRDVAFGCSTANGGYMDGASGILGLGRGPLSLVSQLGVGRFSYCLRSDEGASPILFGSLANVTTGEGLQFTPLVQNPAVPVTGAPYYYVNLTGVRVGAADLPVTPATFGFTSTGAGGVIVDSGTTFSYLAKAGYAMLERAFLSQTAGLLTRVSGAPFDFNLCFEADGGANVDAVIVPSLVLSFAGGAEYSVPRRSYFDAVDEEGRVACLLVLPTGGVSVIGNVMQMDLHLLYDLDGGTMSFAPAVCATV